From a single Lolium rigidum isolate FL_2022 chromosome 7, APGP_CSIRO_Lrig_0.1, whole genome shotgun sequence genomic region:
- the LOC124672669 gene encoding uncharacterized protein LOC124672669 codes for MWPGHLAPLATLDDVARARMWLRALQMLWRRDVAAAARRAPCRRSTTSPAPGCGGARPRRVPTLSCPTHAPAVHSIHRAAAAAAPPRLPCRRAAGNLPAPSHQRLFSSVSPRAPAIARPLTACSSRLPGAGAIRRPANELPREGRFDGHHTLPAVHSSATSSLLVTRRSSLRQPARSTCLRAPNGCALCWPTREIPTVAPCDPLPLKLLPAECSRWEGCCLLDISKARKERAEEIDKKCTNMHQTFCFSKIGMDLLLNARTGLEARSIKTLYECHCVTRSIGWPFS; via the exons ATGTGGCCCGGCCACCTCGCGCCTCTTGCAACGCTCGACGACGTCGCCCGCGCCAGGATGTGGCTGCGGGCCCTGCAGATGCTCTGGCGCCGGGATGTGGCCGCGGCTGCCCGCCGCGCCCCCTGCAGACGCTCGACGACGTCACCCGCGCCGGGATGTGGCGGCGCCCGCCCGCGGCGAGTTCC AACCCTATCCTGCCCCACCCACGCGCCTGCAGTTCACTCcatccaccgcgccgccgccgccgccgctccgcctaggCTCCCCTGCCGTCGCGCTGCGGGCAACCTGCCGGCGCCCTCCCATCAGCGGCTATTTTCGTCGGTCAGCCCACGAGCCCCTGCCATTGCGCGACCGTTGACCGCGTGTTCCTCCCGGCTTCCCGGTGCCGGCGCGATTCGTCGGCCTGCTAACGAGCTTCCAAGGGAGGGGCGCTTCGACGGACACCATACGCTGCCCGCAGTTCACTCCTCCGCCACCTCTTCGCTCCTGGTGACGAGGCGTTCCTCCTTGCGGCAGCCCGCTAGGTCGACCTGCTTACGAGCTCCCAATGGATGCGCGCTTTGTTGGCCTACTCGTGAAATCCCAACGGTGGCTCCCTGCGACCCCCTGCCCCTGAAACTTCTACCTGCAG AGTGTAGTCGGTGGGAAGGATGTTGTCTGTTGGATATAAGCAAAGCAAGGAAGGAGCGGGCCGAGGAAATCGATAAGAAGTGTACAAATATGCATCAAACATTCTGCTTTTCAAAG ATTGGCATGGATTTGCTTCTAAATGCACGGACTGGTCTTGAAGCAAGGTCGATCAAGACACTGTACGAGTGTCACTGTGTCACAAGGTCTATTGGATGGCCATTTAgctag